The DNA window cgcctttgatattaatgtcttcttgattattataatatcgtcgcttcggaggtaaagatactaaagcgacactttgggccaaattgagttatatataccaccggaatcagcgaatttttctgcatcgatCTATCTGGGTTTCAGGACGATCAGAggacttttttggcgctttagtcccTGAAAAATCAGTTAAATTTGGGACACTTATTACTAATCCGACGCTAAAATTGAGTATTTTTCTTTAGTGCTTTTACCTGTTTTAGTTTCTACACGTTTATATTGTTAAGTCATTTGTAATTCTTCACctttaaatacatttggcgttttagtactctgtgcatatcaagaaatatgattcttcgtcgctttagtaaattgttccagtctattctgaagtttttggatgcgtttagtattttggttaaactgataagaatatatttaagtcGTTTGAGTATTTAGTACAAAACAGTTAACAGAATCTGTGGTGTATTAGCGTCATTACAACatagcaaaagaaagaaaatatttaaattagtataaaaacataatattaaaggatTATGTTTGGTCCAATAAGTCAATAATCTGTgattttattgtcaaaaaagaagtgtttaggtatttttcttttacggAAAATCAATTATATTGGCCAGTTAGTAAAAGTAGCCACGATATTTTCATATGAATTGTAGATATCATGCCAAAGTAATCTGGACTTTAATCTTAGGAATTTAAGTTACAATCACTTTACCAAGGATAGGTAAGATACTATGCGCGTCTTTTATATCAACGCAATAATAGAGCGTGTTGGCAACAAAACCTGTAATGATTGATTGTGATTACGAAAGGTTAGTTTgtaaacgaataattattatgattatgtgcACTAACTCTATTGACTGTTTTAGAGTTAGGTACGAAGGAACATGATAAAAGGTAACCTTATTGTGAGACTTCTATGTATCGGAAATAGGGTATGATTATAGAGATATGATGAATTGACATCTAGCTATTCTAAACGTCCAGGCTTtactatataaaaacaaatctgCTGTGAtctcatttgaaataaaacatgagATAACATGCAACTTAAgtactatatttaaaaaaacagacagacaagcaactGTACGATGGTTCTTGAGGCTACGTAACCTGTTTCTGATCAGCGGACTGTCACCGAAGAGTCTTCGGGCCCGGCGCTCCACCGAATCCAATGCGGCTAACTGATACTTGGCGGAACCGTCCCAAAGGCGACAGAAGTATTCCATACAGGACCTTAGAGCAATCGGTAAGAGAGTACTGCGACACAAATTTCCGGTATGAGAGTCGGCTGCTTAACCAGCTGGGTGAGATCTAGCGAAAGCGCAAACTTGCGCGCTTCTCTTCCTGCATGGTACGTGACTCTGACTTGATACGGAACAACCAGTCCTCGCGGTGAGCATTAAAGTCCCCCAAGAAAACCAACTACGCACGCGGATACCGTTGCTGAACCACACGCCGTGCTGTAACACTGAGGTGATCAAAGACCCTGGTCGTTTCCAAGTCACCGCTGTGCGACCGATAGATTAGAGCGTAAACCGTTTGTTCAACACCAGTGTCCATCAGTAGCCAAAGAATGGAAAAGCTAGGATCCTCAAGGTTGTGGAGACGCTGAGTTCAGATGTCATCACGAACGTACAAGCAGACCCCAGCACGTGGCTTAAAAGTATGCTCCAGGCTGTACCCTGGGTAGTGCGAGTACGCCGTGTCTAAGGCACATTTTATCTGCGTCTGGGTATcctggtctcctgatggcaagagatcaccaccgcccataaacatctgcaaaccaggggtattgcagacgcgttgccaacctagaggcctaagatgggatacctcacgtgccattgcagtaatttcaccggaagaaaagaagaaggagATGAGAAAGACAAAAGTGAATAGGTTAGAAAAGACGAAAGTGAGCCACAACACAAGGAGCCTGGTCTGGTGATTGCGGGGATGCCTGACCCCCCCAAAGATGACTTTCGGGTCCTCTCTCCGGTCGCCAACCGGCACTGCAGCACATCTTCGGATTTTTCGCAAGTTAGCGGGGCAGCCTTTCAAAGTTGGCGAAACCTCTGCTTGGGCCCCTACTAATTGCGGTCGGCCAGCGGAGCACCGTGCTTCGGATTCCGCTACTCTCCACGAACAGGCACCCGGTGCAGCAAACTGACGGACGGTACCGAAACCGGTGTGCACGCAAGTCCCTGCCCAGACCCGTCCCTCCACATGGCTACTCCTAACTTTATGCTGGAACACGGCCCAGACCGTTTTGCAGCATAACTTAGTTAGGTGCGTGGTGACAAACCGCTGCCGAAGCCTACCACCAGGAATGAGGTTGTTCATTTGGCGCTACCTAGGGGACACATGTGGGTAACTAGAGCTAAAGCCCACGGACGCGAACAACTCTATCCCCCAATAGTTGACGATAGGCAGATAACACGATAACAAgaaccaatgtcaaataaaacttaaaagtttctACGATTTCCTGTGTTCCtttgaatttagtaatattgattaaagtcgaagttcgtgtcgtgcggtcattatactatttaatacgagagtgagagggacggtacgatacgaacttcgagtttcgagtttcgtattagccctgcaTTAGTGATCATTCGTTAAAGCAATCTGAAAAttagtattttgtatttcaaatcatttaacttgcaagtctattaagtatttgtaatgttttatgattATCATTTAAGGGTACTTAAGCATTATGCAGTTGTAAAATAGCTTGATTATTGGTGAATAAGCATTAaacacagtttgataagaaattgatcaacgccattaagtaaattgaagataaataaactagaataaatatcccgttagtcatctgaaattatgatatattaaaccaattcttacgtttagtccttttaccttattgcgttgtctcaaaaagttgaagacgaatgactaaagcgccacctatctcctgaactattgtacttaggtcaaaattatacatttcagtTCGTAGTATGCTGAATTGACTTTCATACAGTCTTAGAAATTCTAGAATGTGTTCACAAAGAAACGAGTTATGaatttttttcgtcaaaaaaaactttaaatcgctctcctgtaaagttggccaaatgtcgctttagtatctttacctccgaagcgacgaaatatctatccctaaaaatatatattagtcaTAGTCATtaaacaaaactgtctctaagtatgaatcatcagattaatgtaaatatgtaaatagttatttattaggtaaaataccatttattattagtttaaaaacataaccctcctttgggcagccGGATACAAAAAGTTGGTTATTTTTCTTCAAATCCATAAATGGTTCTTGTTCATGACTGGTGCCAACACACATTTTCAGGTACCACTGTCGAGTGGTATTTTTTaacgcccgacgcaaaaagaggggtgtttataagtttgaccgctatgtgtgtctgtctgtggcatcgtagctcttaaacgtatCAACGTAGCATCGTAACTCgcatttgaatgcggtttttttttatttgaaagcaggttttctagcgatggttcattgacatgttttatcaaaatcggttcagccgtttttgagatattgaactttgaagtttttcttggttaggttataggaGTGTGATTTCAAAATAGCCACAATGAACGCCAACTCGACActcgcatccaccggttgcccgcaactctcacggtgtcatcagtccacctagtaggaGGCCGGCCAgcgcttcgtcttctggttcgtgatcgccactcgaggattGTTCTCCTCCATCAGTTTACgtccttcgagcgatgtggcccgtccattgccacttgcataattatttttacagctaCCTACGTATAAGACTCAGACAATCTTACCGTCCCCTTATTAGTACTTCGCAGCTGTTCTTTGTCAAACTCGGCGCCGAAGTCGACGCAGACGGGCCGGACGTAGGTGGTGTACACCACCGGCGTTGACATGAAGACCAGGGCGATGTCAGCTTGGAAGTAGCGTTCTTCACCCGAAAATGTATCTGGAATCTTAATTTCTTCGACCTGGAATACAATTTATTGAGATATTACTGAAACCAGACGTTGCATATAGGCACCACGACACTCAATCGCGATGTCTAAAGCGCTAGAATTATTTATACCCAACGGCTGCCGTATGAGCTCAGAATACTTGTCACATTAAAACCGgtgtttttatgattttatctacatccatgtCATAACTTCCCTGCAATGTTCAGAGACGATAAGCAAATGACCTATGGACCTAATATAAAGATACTTCTACTCGTATCTTATTTTGAGTGACCACTAACGGCCCATACTTTGAAAGTACTAaaagaaaatgataaaaaaactggccaagagtgtgttggacacgcccacgataggtttccgtagccattacgaaaaaaactaTCTTCTATAGGTATAATACATCTGTATAAACTCGGTGTCTGTACATTagaaatatttgagaaaaactgttgCTAGTGGCCTTTATTAGCGTAATAGAACCCACAACGATTTTTAGAATTAGAGGTATTGTCTGTTTGTCAGTTTGTCTATGCATTCGTTCACGCTAATCTCAGAAAAAGCTTAACGTAGAAGGATGTGGTTCACTGATGTGCTATCTTTGCCTTGGATTAAcatttagtgtttatttttttcggttcacaattaaaaaccggccaagagcgtgtcggacacgcccaaaatagggttacgtagccattacgaaaaaaataagtaatatttttctaagaatttcgtattttatagttttccttgtaagtttgatatacttactaccatgctgaattttttcaaatttttccgcccaccggtttagattttagagagggggggacgctcgattttaatgaaaatttgcactttaaagttgaatatttcgcaaacaaatcactgaatcgaaaaattgactgagcaaacccctaatggttttaaaagacctattcaacgataccccacactatagggttggataagaaaaaaaacaccccaactttacgtctatgggcggtaccctaaaaatttttttgtttaatttttaattgtaccattttgtcggcatagttcacttatatatccgtgcaaaattacagctttctagcattgattattagtccctgagcaaagccgcggacgcacagacagacagacagacagacatggctaaactataagggttccattttttccattttggttccggaaccctaaaaagatacgTAAAGATTATTATCGAACAGTTTTAGAATAATCGTGGTTGATTTTGCGAAAACTTCGGTTGAGTATTCATTACATTTTTGATCAATTATCTTCTATCTTCTATCttcttctatattaataatttcgtaccggtctacggtagactcgaacgaaatgcacatcaaattgaagagcgtaaaaaatttgtcaatccgagtcgaaaacttgtaggcggaaaatttggattatcgagtattttcaatataaacttgaataaattactaagtatataatggcgttgcgaattagacatgtcaatgtcatcacatcaaagtggctttagtgtcacgtcatcacgtgtcacaggtttgcatttcgttctccattgtgacctcttaagggggccccacacacggtacgattcgtcgaatttcatcagatcgatcgtacagacgaatcgtaccgtatatggggccctttaggtctaatttctttgattatgagacagagacatcatagttatttgggtaAATAAGAtataggagaaatatctacttacTAGAGAAATACCGATAcataggttagctgtgaaagtacgtttgtgattattatcacaaacgtacttaaATTTACGATAAGTACGACTCTTTACATaggcaaaattttttttttcaaacatgttattatgagtctacattttacccgagcgaagccgggttttcatccaGTAGACTATAAAATGATTTCAGGAATATAACCCATATCCCATGCCTGCTATACTGCCACATCTCAAAATTGTGATTTCTTAGAATTATTGCAGATTCGTATTCAGAATTGTTTAATTTACGACCTTATTTCGAGAGCTATAGCATAAAGTGTCCTTAAGAGCCTTTTATTCACAAGTGGCCGTATGCTTGTCAGATGACTCTCTGCAAGACAGCCACTTGTCAGTCAGTTCGCACTCGAAAGCCGGATTTTTGGAGTTGTGGCTGTATAGCATACATTTATCATCAAGTTTTTGAGTTGCGCCCTGAAGGAATAAAGTTTGTTCGAGTGTTATTACCATGAATGCCTTTAAATATATTCAGTATACAAAACTTGTGCCTTCAATCAATCGAAATATTTTTAGAAGTGGAAAAAGATCGAGGTAGCGGAGGTACttagtatttaaatttatgtgaaCTATCATCCAAACCAATTTTACCCAGAAATCatcatttcaattttaattcttgtttttttgtgtttgctggttattgttattttttaattttgttgtatttgtgtgtctttgtgaaggtgaataaatgtcttctttctttcaaatattgCAAAGATAGTGAAAAAATGCATCATTACAATCACAAGATGTTAGGTAAAATAACCAGTAACCGATGAAGTTAAGCTAAATATCCAAATATACAATTGCAAATAATCCAGTATCTATTGATCACTATGTaacaatatatacatatatacgctTAAGTATGCAGTCCTTGAAGTTAGCTATGGCTGAGGAAGACCACTTACATCAGACTTATGCGCCCCACGGACCATGGCGTCGTCCCATAGTCGATAGATCTTCCCGAGGGCTACGGAGTAACTGGCCGGCTCCTGCTGGCCCTGCCCTTCCCTCCAGAAGCAATGTGCCGCTGTGTAGAGAGTGCATGTTCGTACATTAGGAAAAATACAGACTTCAGCGATTAAGGTCAAGAGtgaacgactaagaagaagGAGATAATAaactatacgtttattgttcaaactttttaataacCCAATGTTTTTtgcagtaggtattaaaaattatgacatattttacaagttagtagtttaaaattcaaattacaatgcatgttatgagtatgagattttaGGCAACACGGCGTCTGGTCATCGTCtttagttttttacctatactgGTATAAGTACTTAGTTATGTACAGAATGGACAAGTATGACCCCAACAGTTGGCTAATTGCGAGTGTCTGTGATCACTTACATTGGAGGTCAAAGATAGGTTTATACTTTTACTACCTTGTCGATGTCACTTTATGTCTTTTGTCAGGAGGCATAATATTGTGACAAGGTGCTTTAGTAAagagtaaatatatttttgacctCGACTGACCTACGTACATCCCATGATGACCTAATGTGTCAAATCTTTTCTCACATACGGCCTTTGTCTCATTTTtcactgttatttttatatatgaaGAAGAGAACAATCAAACTTCTATTATTCTATGTAGATAAGTCAAGGAAATCAAAATGTACAATTATTAAAACCCCATAAAAGTTAAAACGGGAAACTTGTAGGGTATCTaattccagttgtcctagaaacttgaaatttggtatgaaggtaagCTTTTGTAACACAACCAAcaaaaaagtgtgtttttttgTCTATCTACGTCAggaaccatctaaaatgaccccacactgggTACGTTTTGCTGAGAAAAGGGGCTCGGCTAACACTGAATATTCGTAGATTCCtataaatttgtacgaaactgtgttaaaaataaagttgtgttaaatacttgtgatgtatacatatcgtttattaatattgtaaatctgtttaaaaaaatatatacctcgttgagtttcttgccggattcttctcagcagaggttcttccgaaccggtggtagattttttttgacattcataagtgcttgttatagcctaaattgaataaagaaagatattttgactttgactttgaaacccTAGGTGCGCGAGCCCGATTCGaatttgaccggtttttttgtactactggacactttttcgttcctgATTCAAACCCTCTATACTTGCCGGAGACTTGAtcattgtctggcattcttaactttttggtgactttttaaagatgcaaTGGCGACAGTACGTATTATTTTTGAGGAAGATTtgaaatgtgattattatatttgtttcttaatagccgaattatttatatattttttatattgtttctttTGTAAATGGGTAAGtatatgtgattttattctaacctatgttctcgctgctgaggtgaaaagttgtatgtgtcacacgagaccaaattttttttgcatctcgtgtatttgaatcccttactgctctcaggattctaacctagaatcactcgctaaagAGGTCGGACTGACAGCTGCCAGTTACACATACGTGTGTAGGTGTGTGTGTACGTATATATCGTTGTACAGCGACATTTggcaactgacagctgtcaatacgatctttttttttaatcaaacaggccaaggcacaaaacctaacgtgtggtttgccgaaataaagtttcagtgtatttttacaaaaaaaacggcaattgaaaaaaaatatctatctacaggagtgagcttcattgtaagtctactatcgataaaaaatataatatggatacACAATCCCccccccctggtgttgcgggtGTAGGTATgtgcggtggtgatatcttaccatcgggagacccacttgctcgttttctatccaatcgaataaaaaaaaaatagacacacacacacaaacatcacgcctgtactgccaaatggggtaggcagagcacacgaaacgttatcgctccggagccacttttagcaattttaggttttaatatgGGTATAGGTTAATATGGGGTATAAGTATAATATGCatcatcccagaaaacttaaggtacccaattgtGGAAATTGTGGCTACGGTACAGTTTATGGAATGTAAAAAGACTCAATGATACTTGCCAGATACGAGAACCTTGGTGGAGATCAGAGAACCGCCGCAGAACTGCATGTAGGGACGGTAGGTCTTGTCGTAGATGCCTGCATGCCAGGGCAGCTCGCCGCGCGGGGTTCTCTCCCCGTTGTAGATAAGGGGCTCGCCTCTTGGTGTGGATGTCCCACAATCTAAAGGCATAAGACGAGCATtcttgagagagagagagagagagagagagagagagagaagcattcatttacacataaaatatataaaaccgtgctgttttcaggatttttttatatgtcatcatatagaatgcagtaggttaggttaggttagtttaatatcaactctgaagaaattactatttcagaaataaattactttatggcaaatgaaaattctagaaaacgatacattcgggcatatgaaattcgggcaaacgatagagaacccttCCAGACAACCTTACAACCTTGAAATCGGATGACTATTTTGCAGTATAGttgactttttttaacccccgatgcaaaaagaggggtgttataagtctgaccgctatgtgtgtctgtctgtggcaccgtagctcttaaacgggtagaccgatttgaatgcggttttttttatttgaaacctggttttctagcgatggttcttagacatgttttatcgaaatcggtttagccgtgtcaagatcatcagctcttgtTCACTGCAGTAGGAATCTCAGACGCataacgggtatttactttactcccaaacatatttgggacctaaaatttgaaacacccatatacgctatataactatgcaagattatgtaattctcggcctgatgctgcagccaggatatccagaacactagtagttAAGCTCTTgttaaaaccatagcagatatatcgtgtttggattcgtttcgatcagtatatCCTCTTTAtagataactagcttttgcccgcggctttgtccgcgtggaattcggttatcgcgctctgttccctcgggaattgtgcatttttccgggataaatagtagcctgtcactctctggctAATGAAcgatctctatgccaaaaatcacggcgatccgtcgctccgggtcaacgtgaaagacggacaaacatacacacaaacacacacactttcgcatttataatattagtatggatggatggatactAGATGTTTCGTTGTCAGTACACTTGTCTGGTATTATTTTATGCAAGACAAGTGTAATGAAAGCGAAACATCCGGCAAAAATATGTTATCTGTATTTCCCGCTGTGAGCGCGCTATACATTTAATCTATAGGCAAAGTAATATACTCGAAATAAATAGTTAGAGCTATACCCGCTTGATGCCGCCGTGATCGGTTTCCTTGACTGACAACTCTCTATTTCTATAAATACAATGTACTTTATGaggtttactaatgttatggcaaaaaaatatttagcaaattattaactcccaaacaaTTTaggtatcccatatttttatttaggcgaaatttcattcccaactcaacatttcgcactgatatcatttcccaactaatgatttgataaatgattattatgcaaattattacctgggattttttaagatgtcatttgtgttttcgtcaaatgcgttgattggcattccttaatgtagcaagcaagcaagccaatgatttttccgttctgttacaaaaaaaatacctaactagcctagcctagtctcgtcttgctcgctcgcttcgctcgctaaccgccacataatttaacatttattcattttattatatattatgactgatatacctaccttacgtaaaaaaattagccaaatgttatttgactatttgttatttgccttagccaatcatttgctacataatgagggctatcgttttttgtctcactagatggcgcactgttgcgtgaggtttttaagtatggctttcaaagtctgttattacgggcgtgaaaacaaagtttagattaaaatcatatttaatacaccttaaaaccgtaccataaaaatatcgagcatgccacagtgttgcatagtccccgttgtgttcggaaaaaagggaggacaaaggtttccgaaagacaaaactgtctcaaaacacagacattcattgccccggaacgcatatttgccataattaatttcagatattgcaaaatattcacaaaattattctaattaagtatgaataaatccgcgtagctcaaccacaaactatgagatttgacatttcggagacctcacgctgcaCTAGCGCTCTATATatatagccctcattgtttgccacataaaagtgtgatgaagtaaaattttgcattgtaaaaatgttgcgaaataagaaaaatgcaaagcaaagttatgccaaggattggtttgccaaatgaaacttcggcgaaaggttggttgctaagtgaaatttggcgaaacatatttcgccgaaaaggcagtacaccactCTATGAGTCGACTGAAGTGTTCGTACGTTTAGGCACGTGAGTTTTTTTGACTAGTACACCTGTACTAAACTTGCAGTCAAGTGCGAGTAGTACGAAAAATATGCGCTATTAAGTCCTGATTAACATTAAATTACCCAAGTACCTAACAAACAGACTACCATAAgtaataattatggtttttaatttttttatacccATTGCCTATAATgtaactaattttaatttaaaaagctgTTAAGTACAACCTATTAAAATTgctgattgatgatgatgatttacgaCAAAATACCTGTCTGACAGACTGCGATGTAGTCCCAGGTGCCTTCGACGCAGTGCATGTTAGGAAGGACACCGCTGAAGTAGTAGACGGGGCGGTTGCACTCCGGCACGACGACCGTGCCGTGGGGCTCTAGCTCCCGGCATTCCCGGATGCCGCTTACTACGCCTTCTCCGGTTATTTTGCAATAGTATTTGACGCTTGGGTGCGGTGTAAGTCTGCAAAAACCTAAAAAGAAGATTAAATAGAAAGATCTACTTCGAGCGGAAACACAGATGTAATAGATTTGTTaatgtaaaaatttcaactgtatgaCCCAATCAATATACAACCGCTTAGAGTTGTCGAAGTATTGTCCAGTCTAGTCGTTGGCAGTGTTCCTGGAGACGACAGTCAGTCTTTTTAAAATGaagatcagaaaaaaaaaattagagaggGGATCCTGGCTTTtcgcagaaaatatttttcgcatATGATTTATTTCCCAATTCTTTCATAAATggacaaacgattttttttctgaaactgtaactAATAAGAATAAGTAAGATATACTTCAGCACTTTTCTGTAGAACCCTAGAGGTTAGGTTTGTTATATTAATCCTGAAACTACAGACTCAGGCTTATCTACCTATGTAGGTACTgttaggaactaggctgtataccgctggcaggtggtaaaactgaccactggcaggttagattgacagcgggtatacataccggagcgcagattgctcccgatagcctaagcggctggtgctatgctatgtaaatgtatttttaagttctgaaataaatccaaatgattgaagaagttgtttattttgaactaagtttaaagtcacgcgcgttgatccccagtacctaagctcttacctagttacagtccccacaagtggtggagttaggcgcggtcggtgtactttttatgttttagctatcgcttcagaggacgacggagtaccgcagcgattccagcggtctatggacaattgttaagaaaagacgagctttgatgacaaaaaagcgcatgaaaagtgaagcaatttggtaaatgtatcgatttttgaggaagcaactgtgagttattttattttttcctctatcccagtgtttaatagaatttgcgggcagataaattttattacggaGAAGAAAGAAGATGGCGGAAAAATTCGCAGGATATTCGGATGTGGACGATTTTATCCACCAATTTGAAACTATTGCGATCATAAAGAATTGGTCCGCAGATCAGAAGCGAGTAGCGATCGCACTCTACTTAGAAGGGCCTGCGTTGTCCTGGTACAAGGCCAATTTCACGACGTTGGAGtcgtatgatttaataaagaaGGGATTAATAGAACAATTCCCATCGCAAGAAGACTATGCCcagtctttttattatagaaagcaggagccgaaagaaccgctactatcattttattatgaccTAGAGAAATTAGCGTTGAAAGCAGGGATCACGGAAGATGGCAGATTtatcaagcattttattaaGTCTATCAATTCGCAATGGCAAGCACATTTAGCGTCTAGATTATTCGCGTCAAAGGATGAGCTAAGGAAAACGATTCTTcaattgtgtgatgtatttaatacagaGTTGAGCATGAAAACACAGAAAGTGGAGCTGCCGATCAATGTTTCAAAAGATCATCAACTTTCGTGGGAGCGAGGAGACGCTCCACCTCTCGGACTCACGCCGCGTTCTGAATATAACACGCCGCAAACGCCGCCAGCAACGGTAGTCCCACAAGAACCACAGCAGGGAACATCTCGCACGCCATACGGAAGGTATAATTTGAGGCCGCGCCAGCTACAGCCAATGCCGCAGCAGCGTCAA is part of the Choristoneura fumiferana chromosome 26, NRCan_CFum_1, whole genome shotgun sequence genome and encodes:
- the LOC141442832 gene encoding transmembrane protease serine 12-like isoform X2, translating into MNNSDATGTARTCLVIMNNIYRLFFLAVAYGLSAVSAQDGENGCVLPAYPPHGNYTVDGRPEAVPGQTYDFVSLTVTCDPGYGVVGSNSTYCYSRNVWQPMPQCIRFCRLTPHPSVKYYCKITGEGVVSGIRECRELEPHGTVVVPECNRPVYYFSGVLPNMHCVEGTWDYIAVCQTDCGTSTPRGEPLIYNGERTPRGELPWHAGIYDKTYRPYMQFCGGSLISTKVLVSAAHCFWREGQGQQEPASYSVALGKIYRLWDDAMVRGAHKSDVEEIKIPDTFSGEERYFQADIALVFMSTPVVYTTYVRPVCVDFGAEFDKEQLRSTNKGTITGWGRTSEDGVASQVLQTAEMPYVDKEKCIADVAADFKLFITVDKFCAGNMNGTGAGVCTGDSGGGLVFPSAERGTRRYYLRGVASAAPRNEHACNVQHTLPLHTSCPTPHLLKIT